One window of Desulfovibrio subterraneus genomic DNA carries:
- a CDS encoding 30S ribosomal protein S1 — protein MAGSDDSRQNGAEESFEAMLDAYTGSMGESLKVGDRVKGTVISITADSVFVDTGTKVDGVAERSEFLDDAGELAVKDGDEVELYVMAANAQEIRLSKALSGIGGAAILEDAFRANLPVEGRVVATRKGGYDVEVLKRRAFCPVSQIDTRFVEDAEAYVGQTFQFQIIKFEQNGRNVVVSRRVLLEQELEAKRAEFLAEIKEGSVVDAKIVRLAPFGAFAEIQPGIEGLIHVSELSWARIGSADEVVSEGDVVRAKVLSIETDKKGQLRISMSAKQVMENPWARVAEDLKEGEVREGKVVRLTNFGAFVEVLPGIDGLVHISEMSYTKRVHKPGDMVAAGDKVMVKVKGIDLNAQRVSLSMKEAEGDPWAGIEERFAAGATVEGKVESRTDFGLFVALAPGITGLMPKSNMAKADKAANLDNVKPGDTLQVTVAQVRTAERKITLAPVGVVTEEDNSWKEYRKPKAEKTTVSGDTSAFSNSLGAALKNALKNK, from the coding sequence ATGGCCGGTTCCGACGACAGCCGCCAGAATGGCGCTGAAGAAAGTTTTGAAGCGATGCTGGACGCCTACACAGGCTCCATGGGTGAAAGCCTTAAGGTTGGGGACCGCGTGAAAGGCACGGTCATCAGCATTACCGCTGACAGCGTGTTTGTGGACACCGGCACCAAGGTAGACGGAGTTGCCGAGCGCAGCGAATTCCTTGATGATGCAGGCGAGTTGGCCGTGAAAGACGGCGACGAAGTAGAACTGTACGTCATGGCAGCCAATGCCCAGGAAATCCGCCTTTCCAAGGCTCTTTCCGGCATTGGTGGCGCTGCCATTCTGGAAGACGCCTTCAGGGCAAACCTGCCTGTTGAAGGCCGCGTTGTTGCCACCCGCAAGGGCGGGTACGACGTTGAGGTGCTCAAGCGCCGCGCCTTCTGCCCCGTCAGCCAGATCGACACCCGCTTCGTTGAAGACGCGGAAGCCTATGTAGGTCAGACCTTCCAGTTCCAGATCATCAAGTTCGAACAGAACGGTCGCAACGTTGTTGTGTCCCGCCGTGTACTGCTTGAACAGGAGCTGGAAGCAAAGCGCGCCGAATTCCTTGCCGAAATCAAGGAAGGTTCCGTTGTCGACGCCAAGATCGTACGCCTTGCTCCTTTCGGTGCCTTCGCCGAAATTCAGCCCGGCATCGAAGGTCTGATTCACGTTTCCGAACTCAGCTGGGCCCGTATCGGCTCTGCAGATGAGGTCGTTAGCGAAGGCGACGTAGTGCGTGCCAAGGTCCTTTCCATTGAAACGGATAAAAAGGGCCAGCTGCGCATTTCCATGTCCGCCAAGCAGGTAATGGAAAATCCCTGGGCCCGCGTTGCCGAAGATCTCAAGGAAGGCGAAGTGCGTGAAGGCAAGGTTGTACGCCTCACCAACTTTGGTGCCTTTGTTGAAGTTCTTCCCGGCATTGACGGCCTGGTGCACATTTCCGAAATGTCTTACACCAAGCGCGTGCACAAGCCCGGTGACATGGTTGCCGCAGGCGACAAGGTTATGGTGAAGGTTAAGGGCATAGACCTTAACGCACAGCGCGTTTCCCTCAGCATGAAGGAAGCCGAAGGCGACCCGTGGGCAGGCATTGAAGAACGCTTTGCCGCAGGCGCCACTGTTGAAGGCAAGGTTGAATCCCGCACCGACTTCGGTCTGTTTGTGGCACTTGCTCCCGGTATTACCGGCCTCATGCCCAAGTCCAACATGGCAAAGGCCGACAAGGCTGCCAATCTGGACAACGTGAAGCCCGGCGACACCCTGCAGGTAACCGTTGCGCAGGTTCGCACCGCTGAACGCAAGATCACCCTCGCCCCCGTGGGCGTAGTGACCGAAGAAGACAACTCGTGGAAGGAATACCGCAAACCCAAGGCTGAAAAGACCACGGTTTCCGGCGATACTTCCGCCTTCTCTAACTCTCTTGGGGCAGCTCTCAAGAACGCCCTGAAGAACAAGTAG
- a CDS encoding Do family serine endopeptidase produces the protein MNRLTPKVFVTSPLLVLIMAATALAANLPDFTALAKKAGPAVANISTEKTVEISNNKGLQDFLRNHPRGTPFDDFFDQFDQFFGNRGEQQPRKERSLGSGFIISADGYVVTNNHVIENADIIRVNIETGKNSSESLIAKVIGTDPETDLALLKVDANRTLPFIEFGNSDDLEVGEWVMAIGNPFGLDHTVTAGIVSAKGRNIRSGPFDNYLQTDASINPGNSGGPLINGDGEVIGINTAIIARGQGIGFAIPSNMAKRIINQLKTEQTVRRGWIGVNITNLDENTAKALGLKTDKGAFVAGVIPGQPADKAGLKSGDIIVGVNDKTITSSSELINSIANLPPGDKAKLTILREGKSRTLMITLGERNREVAKAAPSQPATESAIASLGIKLRAVTSTEAKALGLDSVAGILVTEVDPTKPAAEADMRPGDVILQANLKPVNTVDEFLKVLKEEGEPRGAIMLQIKRRGIVQFYSIPISR, from the coding sequence ATGAACCGCCTTACTCCAAAAGTCTTTGTGACTTCCCCCCTTCTGGTGCTGATCATGGCAGCAACGGCCCTTGCCGCCAACCTGCCCGACTTCACCGCGCTGGCCAAAAAGGCCGGTCCGGCCGTTGCGAACATCAGTACGGAAAAGACCGTTGAGATTTCCAATAACAAGGGCCTGCAGGACTTTCTGCGAAACCACCCCCGTGGAACCCCCTTTGACGATTTCTTTGATCAGTTCGACCAGTTCTTCGGCAACCGCGGTGAGCAGCAGCCCCGCAAGGAGCGGTCACTTGGTTCCGGCTTCATCATCTCCGCAGACGGATATGTTGTGACCAACAACCACGTCATCGAAAATGCGGACATCATCCGCGTGAACATTGAAACCGGCAAGAACAGCTCCGAATCACTCATTGCCAAGGTCATCGGCACTGATCCGGAAACCGACCTCGCCCTGCTCAAGGTGGACGCCAACCGCACCCTGCCCTTCATAGAGTTCGGCAACTCTGATGATCTGGAAGTGGGCGAATGGGTCATGGCCATCGGCAACCCCTTCGGCCTAGACCACACAGTCACAGCAGGCATTGTCAGCGCTAAGGGCCGCAATATCCGTTCCGGCCCCTTTGACAACTACCTGCAGACCGACGCCTCCATCAATCCCGGCAACTCCGGCGGCCCCCTGATTAACGGAGACGGCGAAGTCATCGGCATCAACACCGCCATCATTGCGCGCGGACAGGGGATCGGCTTTGCCATTCCCAGCAACATGGCCAAGCGCATCATCAACCAGCTGAAGACGGAACAGACGGTCCGTCGCGGCTGGATAGGCGTGAACATCACCAATCTTGATGAAAACACCGCCAAAGCCCTGGGTCTGAAGACCGACAAGGGTGCGTTTGTAGCCGGCGTTATTCCCGGACAGCCTGCCGACAAGGCCGGCCTGAAATCCGGCGATATCATTGTCGGCGTAAACGACAAGACCATCACCTCGTCCAGCGAGCTTATCAATTCCATTGCAAACCTGCCCCCCGGTGACAAGGCCAAGCTGACCATCCTTCGTGAAGGCAAATCCCGCACGCTGATGATCACCCTTGGTGAACGCAACCGCGAAGTTGCCAAGGCGGCACCCAGCCAGCCCGCAACAGAGTCAGCCATTGCCTCTCTCGGCATCAAGCTGCGCGCGGTAACATCTACCGAAGCCAAGGCACTTGGACTTGACTCCGTGGCCGGTATTCTGGTCACCGAAGTGGACCCGACCAAACCTGCTGCCGAAGCAGATATGCGACCCGGCGACGTGATTCTTCAGGCCAACCTCAAACCCGTGAACACGGTTGACGAGTTCCTGAAGGTTCTGAAGGAAGAAGGCGAGCCGCGCGGTGCCATAATGCTGCAGATCAAGCGACGCGGCATAGTGCAGTTCTACTCCATTCCCATTTCCCGGTAA